One Dehalococcoidia bacterium DNA window includes the following coding sequences:
- a CDS encoding CPBP family intramembrane metalloprotease, whose product MLWPLAIALFLVGYNLLPFFAGRLHERVYVPLNLGVGLLLMGVARWGLGLSWEGMGWSGKGLGASLGWGALVGLVLGLPALVGAFLLPRLPGPAQSFAPPDAPSSPASLAYHVLLRIPLGTALFEEVAFRGVVFGLVAQRLSPLHALLFSAGAFALWHIGPILVRLRAHEVHGLGPLVWQWAGGLGGTFLGGLLLGGLRWGTGTLAGPVVAHTLLNALGLLAWSLLRRP is encoded by the coding sequence ATGCTGTGGCCCCTTGCAATAGCCCTCTTCCTGGTGGGGTATAACCTCCTGCCCTTTTTTGCGGGACGCCTCCACGAGCGGGTGTATGTCCCCTTGAACTTGGGGGTGGGGCTCCTCCTGATGGGGGTGGCCCGCTGGGGGCTGGGACTGTCCTGGGAGGGGATGGGATGGAGCGGTAAAGGGCTGGGGGCCAGTCTGGGATGGGGTGCCCTGGTGGGGCTTGTCCTTGGCCTTCCCGCCCTGGTGGGGGCGTTCCTGCTCCCCCGCCTCCCGGGGCCTGCCCAGTCCTTCGCCCCTCCCGATGCCCCCTCTAGTCCCGCCTCCCTGGCCTACCACGTGCTCCTGCGCATCCCCCTCGGCACCGCCCTCTTTGAAGAGGTGGCCTTCCGGGGCGTGGTGTTTGGGCTGGTGGCCCAACGCCTTTCACCCTTGCACGCCCTTCTATTCAGCGCGGGAGCCTTCGCCCTGTGGCACATCGGGCCTATTCTGGTGCGCCTGCGTGCCCACGAGGTGCACGGCCTGGGGCCCCTGGTGTGGCAGTGGGCGGGGGGCCTGGGAGGCACCTTCCTGGGGGGATTGCTCCTAGGGGGCCTGCGCTGGGGTACGGGGACCTTGGCGGGGCCGGTGGTGGCCCACACCCTCCTGAACGCCCTGGGCCTTCTGGCCTGGTCTCTCCTGCGCCGTCCCTAA
- the phoU gene encoding phosphate signaling complex protein PhoU, with translation MTLGYRTDFQRLLQALQDDVLTLGSMVEKALLKAVDALKRRDLETSRRIIEGDTLIDQKRYEIEERCIDLIATQQPMARDLRTIVAILYICNELERMGDYAEGIAKISLMMGEDPPIKPLIDIPRMAERATRMMRDSLDALVQRDVDKAIQVCKDDDEVDALYDQVYRELLTFMIQDPKTIQRATYLLWVAHNLERTADRATNIGERVIFLVTGKLGDFASTY, from the coding sequence GGGCAGTATGGTGGAGAAGGCCCTCCTGAAGGCCGTGGACGCCTTGAAGCGCCGCGACTTGGAGACCTCCCGCCGCATCATTGAGGGCGATACCCTGATTGACCAGAAGCGCTACGAGATTGAGGAGCGATGCATCGACCTCATCGCGACCCAACAGCCCATGGCCCGCGACCTGCGCACCATCGTGGCCATCCTGTACATTTGTAATGAACTGGAGCGCATGGGCGACTACGCCGAGGGCATCGCCAAGATCAGCCTGATGATGGGGGAGGATCCCCCCATCAAACCCCTCATTGACATCCCCCGCATGGCAGAGCGGGCCACCCGCATGATGCGCGACAGCCTGGATGCCCTGGTGCAGAGGGATGTGGACAAGGCCATCCAGGTGTGCAAGGACGACGACGAGGTGGACGCCCTCTACGACCAGGTCTACCGGGAGTTGCTGACTTTTATGATTCAGGACCCCAAGACCATTCAGCGGGCTACTTACCTGTTGTGGGTAGCCCACAACTTGGAGCGCACCGCTGACCGCGCCACCAACATCGGCGAGCGGGTCATCTTCCTGGTCACGGGTAAGTTGGGGGACTTTGCCTCCACTTATTAG